A single region of the Lotus japonicus ecotype B-129 chromosome 4, LjGifu_v1.2 genome encodes:
- the LOC130714931 gene encoding uncharacterized protein LOC130714931 yields MEKPIRSCDKEYMRMAMLKHEETFKEQVYELHRLYRIQKILMKNMEARRGIEVSYFNNAISLTQNGNHKGAQEKPQIKFDLEQPAEEHFAESEDGVLEIIDETEIELTLGPSSYNRGRKKVETPLTSDSGHSLSSSSTGSSHRNKITRYNTHHRTREESSGIRNSFHIEEQLRSQERLKQSPWLFQVLNLNMT; encoded by the exons ATGGAGAAGCCTATAAGGTCCTGTGACAAAGAATACATGAGGATGGCCATGTTGAAGCATGAAGAAACTTTCAAAGAGCAG GTATATGAACTTCATCGTTTGTATAGGATCCAGAAGATATTGATGAAAAACATGGAAGCCAGAAGAGGCATTGAAGTAAGCTATTTCAATAATGCAATTAGTTTAACTCAAAATGGAAATCATAAAGGTGCACAAGAAAAGCCTCAGATCAAATTTGATCTAGAACAGCCTGCAGAGGAGCATTTTGCAGAATCAGAAGATGGCGTCCTAGAAATCATAGATGAGACTGAGATTGAGCTCACATTAGGCCCCTCAAGTTATAATAGAGGTAGGAAGAAAGTTGAGACACCACTAACTTCAGATTCTGGACATAGcttgtcttcttcttccactGGTTCAAGCCATAGAAACAAGATCACAAGATACAACACTCATCACAGAACAAGAGAAGAATCAAGTGGAATTAGAAACAGTTTTCATATTGAAGAACAGTTGAGATCACAAGAGAGGCTAAAACAGTCACCTTGGCTTTTCCAAGTGTTGAATCTGAACATGACttga